The Fodinibius saliphilus genomic interval TAGATTAGCACTGTCAGAAGCACTTGAGAATGTGTTAATAGCCACGACAGTCGCAATACCTACGATAATCGTTACAAGAATTACGAGTAAGAGTTGTTGTTGTCCCATGGTTTTACCTGTTTATTAGATGATTGTTTATTTATGAAACCATTCTTTATAAATAAAGTTTATGAACACCGAGTAATTCGTCAGCTCAAAAGCAAGAGTGTCAGAAAGTATATTTGTTACAAATTAAATTGTCATTTATATGATTAACCCATTGCTTAGCATTCTACAAGTTATGATATCTTAAACGATCTGCAAATGCTCTATTAACAATATTAAGGCTTCATTAAATAAATGCAAGATATATATTAAGATTTTTTAATATTTGCTAATTAGACCTCCCCATCATGACATAAACGGCGCTTATTGAGACATTTGACAAAAATAATTTGCTGCAAAAACCTTTCCTATAAGTTAATTTTTCAATACCTGAACAAGCTTTCGTTCCGAATTTGTTCTTTTCTAGAGAAATTTCAAAACAATAATTAAAGTAAAAACATTTTATTTTTACCAGTATCCCACGGTATTAATTGAAATATTTTGGCCCATAAACAGAGCAATTCTAAATTAAAATGCAATTTTTTATATACTGTATTTTCAACTTTCTGATTACAACATTAATTATGTGTGAATTAAAGATTTAAAAATTGTTATATCTGTACCAGAAACATATAATTATGTTATCAACATTGTTTAAAGGTTAGCCTGTACAGAAAAGTTAAATTTTATTAATATTAGTAACAACGTTGGTTCATAGACCTCCTACTTACTTAGGATGCTATTAATTCATCATCTACCAAACTATACACAAAATGAAAAAACGTCTCTTTTTTTTACTCCCTTTCGTTCTCCTTGCATTTATTCTTCAAAGCTGTAAATCGGGTTCTGATTCTTCTATTATTGCTGGCCAGGTTATTGAAGAAGCGAATGGTGCTCCAATCCAGGATGCTCTGGTAGAGATCACATCCCCGGAAAACCTTGCTGCTTCAGCGGAAACTGATTCATCCGGAAGCTTTTCCTTTGATGTCAATATTGCTGAAACAGCAAATATCACCCTTGAAGTGTCAAAACCAACTTACCAAACCGCCACCACAAAATTTAAGATAGGTGCTGGTAAAAGTGTGGATGATCTTACTATTCGACTAACGTCTGAAGACAGCGGTGGCGATGATGGAGGCGGAGACGATGGCGTTGGCGGCGAAGCCGGTGGTGCTCATGCTATTGAATTAACAAGCCTGAGTCGAACAAGCATAAATATTGCTGAAACAGGGGGCATAACAAATGCTTCATTCACATTTGTTGTACGTGATTCGGCAGGTAGAGCTATCAATCTTGACCATTCTGAAGAGGTAGCATTCAGTATCATTGAAAACCCCAATGGTGTTGATGCAAGCATTACTCCTGAGGTGGTAACTACAAATGCAGACGGAAAAGCGACATCTAATATCTCTGCAGGAAAAATTGCCGGAGTGGTTAAAATACAGGCCTTAATTCAACGCAGTGATATCAACGTTGCCATTCGTTCTAAACCGGTGGCTATTGCTATTCACGGTGGGTTCCCTTATGCAGATCGTACCAGTATGTCGGTTGAAAAAAGTAATTTTGAGGGACTCAATTTTGATGGTGTCAGGGATCAAATAACCGTTATTGTAGGTGACAAATACAGCAACCCCGTAAAACCGGGTACAGCCGTATACTTTGAAACTACTGCCGGCATTATTCAGGGTTCTAATACCAGACATACCGATGAAGATGGATTTGTTACCGTAGACCTCATTTCAGGTGGAGACCGATCACTACTTAACAACCATCCGACATTAGGCTATGGATATGCAGAAATAACAGCCAGCACTTTCAATGAAGCTGACCAAAAGATTACCAAAAAAGAGACAGTACTTTTTTCTGGGGGACCAACATACAATGATATAGAATTGACTCCTGCCCCCTTTTCAATTGCAGCGAACAGCAGTGTCAATTTTAGTTTAACGGTTACCGACGAAAATGATAACCCACTGCCTGCAGGTACTACCGTGTCCATTGAAGTTGCTGAAGGATTGGAAATAACAGGGGGTGGCATTGAAATTCCCAATGCCCTGCTGCCTGGTCCTGGAGTTACTGATTTTGAATTTACCGTAGCAGATGTAGATGATGAAAAATCTAATACCCAAGGAACCCAAATAACCATCACTGTTGAAACTCCAAAAGGAGTGAAAGTATCACGCTCCTTTAGTGGAGACCGCTCAAAAACCCGATAGCTTACTAATTCAATATCCAAAAGCCCTGCTTTCAAACGGCAGGGCTTTTCTTTTTTGTTATAAATCCTACTTTCTATAAACAACCAACAATTATTATATT includes:
- a CDS encoding carboxypeptidase-like regulatory domain-containing protein, translating into MKKRLFFLLPFVLLAFILQSCKSGSDSSIIAGQVIEEANGAPIQDALVEITSPENLAASAETDSSGSFSFDVNIAETANITLEVSKPTYQTATTKFKIGAGKSVDDLTIRLTSEDSGGDDGGGDDGVGGEAGGAHAIELTSLSRTSINIAETGGITNASFTFVVRDSAGRAINLDHSEEVAFSIIENPNGVDASITPEVVTTNADGKATSNISAGKIAGVVKIQALIQRSDINVAIRSKPVAIAIHGGFPYADRTSMSVEKSNFEGLNFDGVRDQITVIVGDKYSNPVKPGTAVYFETTAGIIQGSNTRHTDEDGFVTVDLISGGDRSLLNNHPTLGYGYAEITASTFNEADQKITKKETVLFSGGPTYNDIELTPAPFSIAANSSVNFSLTVTDENDNPLPAGTTVSIEVAEGLEITGGGIEIPNALLPGPGVTDFEFTVADVDDEKSNTQGTQITITVETPKGVKVSRSFSGDRSKTR